In the genome of bacterium, the window CATTTTTGAACCATAACATTCAACTAAAACTCCTTCAAGTAGAGATATTGAAGCCCTGCCTGCTCTCATCTTTGAAATTTCTTTAGTAAAAAAATCCACTACCCCTTTCATTTTTTGTTCTGTTTCATTATAAATCTTACTTCTCATTTAGTCCTCCTTTCTCTGAAATAATTGTTTTTACTCCTTTTCCAAGAACAATCTTCTTCAAATTTCCCTTTTTAAAAAGATTGAAAACAATTATTGGAATTTTATTTTCCATACACATGGATATTGCTGCAGCATCCATTATTTTCAGTTGTTTCTGTATTATTTCCAGATAACTTAAGTTTTTATATCTTTTTGCATCAGGGTATTTAAAAGGGTCTGCAGAATAAACACCATCAACTTTAGTCGCTTTTAAAACAACATCTGCTTTTATCTCTACTGCTTTTAGTGCTGCCGCAGTATCAGTGGTAAAATATGGATTTCCTGTGCCACCAACAAATATTACAATTCTTCCCTTTTCAAGATGTCTTATTGCTCTTCTTCTTATATATGGTTCACAGAATTGACGCATTTCAAAAGCACTCTGAACCCTTGTATCAAGACCGAGTTTTTCAAGTGCATTCTGTAAAGCAAGCCCATTTATAACAGTTGCAAGCATTCCCATATAATCAGCAGTAACAGACTCAATAACTTCTTTATCTCTTTGACTGCCTCTATAAATATTACCTCCTCCGACAACAAGCCCAATTTCACATCCCA includes:
- the pyrH gene encoding UMP kinase; translation: MKPVFKRILLKLSGEALQENNKGGISSEALISISKEIKDVWELGCEIGLVVGGGNIYRGSQRDKEVIESVTADYMGMLATVINGLALQNALEKLGLDTRVQSAFEMRQFCEPYIRRRAIRHLEKGRIVIFVGGTGNPYFTTDTAAALKAVEIKADVVLKATKVDGVYSADPFKYPDAKRYKNLSYLEIIQKQLKIMDAAAISMCMENKIPIIVFNLFKKGNLKKIVLGKGVKTIISEKGGLNEK